The Miscanthus floridulus cultivar M001 chromosome 7, ASM1932011v1, whole genome shotgun sequence genome includes a region encoding these proteins:
- the LOC136466472 gene encoding uncharacterized protein isoform X2 encodes MSITTLLLRWRQPSLSQERAEREQYLCVELVLNEEGLWADGQVRQKFLHVCVPQVLEDGIAILMLLRQTPLQHPMPGVMVWHYSGRSCARCLLSTTMEASSAKST; translated from the exons ATGTCGATAACAACCCTCCTGCTCCGATGGCGCCAACCTAGCCTCAG CCAGGAACGAGCAGAAAGAGAGCAGTACCTGTGTGTTGAACTG GTTCTGAATGAGGAGGGGTTGTGGGCTGATGGCCAAGTGAGACAAAAGTTTCTCCATGTTTGTGTGCCCCAG GTTTTAGAAGACGGTATAGCCATACTAATGCTGCTGAGGCAAACACCTCTTCAGCATCCCATGCCTGGAGTGATGGTGTGGCACTACAGTGGACGATCTTGTGCAAGATGTTTGCTGAGCACCACCATGGAGGCCTCGAGTGCCAAGAGCACCTAG
- the LOC136466472 gene encoding uncharacterized protein isoform X1: protein MSITTLLLRWRQPSLSQERAEREQYLCVELVCLLPFIALNDGADGCEVQVLNEEGLWADGQVRQKFLHVCVPQVLEDGIAILMLLRQTPLQHPMPGVMVWHYSGRSCARCLLSTTMEASSAKST, encoded by the exons ATGTCGATAACAACCCTCCTGCTCCGATGGCGCCAACCTAGCCTCAG CCAGGAACGAGCAGAAAGAGAGCAGTACCTGTGTGTTGAACTGGTGTGCCTTCTTCCCTTCATTGCTCTAAA TGACGGAGCTGATGGCTGTGAAGTTCAGGTTCTGAATGAGGAGGGGTTGTGGGCTGATGGCCAAGTGAGACAAAAGTTTCTCCATGTTTGTGTGCCCCAG GTTTTAGAAGACGGTATAGCCATACTAATGCTGCTGAGGCAAACACCTCTTCAGCATCCCATGCCTGGAGTGATGGTGTGGCACTACAGTGGACGATCTTGTGCAAGATGTTTGCTGAGCACCACCATGGAGGCCTCGAGTGCCAAGAGCACCTAG